A genomic segment from Leptolyngbya boryana PCC 6306 encodes:
- a CDS encoding 3'(2'),5'-bisphosphate nucleotidase CysQ family protein, whose amino-acid sequence MSLNSAQLTEIRQIVRSCGQQAKTLSAEKFEVFQKAPGDFVTTVDQTLDRQLSEFFTQLFPQDGIITEENADSRKRYQSDYPRFWCIDPLDGTQDFIHGDPDYAVLVGLLEQQRAIAGWVYAPEHDILYYGGKNLGVWEVLGNADPQPCFSPLSPPNSYRVIIGDKDFRNTSEKIGAAIPEIEFLRSPGSFGLKVMNVVLGKAEVYIYLNRRVKIWDTVAPMAIAEAAGLVCLDLDGKPIEFTPEVLDLESLAHQQAIVIGKPAAIEFLLPRLRDVLDPQLSY is encoded by the coding sequence ATGTCTCTGAATTCTGCCCAACTGACCGAGATTCGCCAAATTGTTCGATCGTGTGGACAACAAGCAAAAACTCTCTCTGCTGAAAAGTTTGAAGTGTTTCAAAAAGCGCCCGGTGATTTTGTCACCACGGTGGATCAAACGCTCGATCGCCAACTGTCTGAATTTTTTACCCAGCTTTTCCCTCAAGACGGCATTATCACAGAAGAAAATGCCGACTCTCGAAAACGCTATCAGTCTGACTATCCAAGATTTTGGTGTATTGATCCCCTGGATGGAACGCAGGACTTTATTCATGGCGATCCCGATTACGCCGTTTTAGTTGGACTGTTAGAGCAGCAGCGTGCGATCGCGGGTTGGGTGTACGCTCCTGAGCACGACATTCTTTACTACGGCGGAAAAAATCTTGGAGTCTGGGAAGTTTTGGGTAACGCAGATCCCCAACCTTGCTTTAGCCCGCTCTCACCTCCGAATTCGTATCGCGTCATTATTGGCGACAAGGATTTCAGAAATACATCTGAGAAAATTGGGGCTGCGATCCCTGAAATTGAATTTTTGCGATCCCCTGGTAGCTTCGGCTTGAAAGTAATGAATGTGGTGTTAGGCAAAGCCGAAGTTTATATTTATTTGAATCGCCGCGTCAAAATTTGGGACACGGTGGCTCCGATGGCGATCGCCGAAGCTGCGGGATTAGTCTGTCTCGATCTCGATGGCAAACCGATTGAATTTACGCCGGAAGTTTTGGATTTAGAGAGTTTGGCGCATCAGCAAGCGATCGTCATTGGCAAACCTGCTGCGATCGAATTCTTACTGCCGCGCTTAAGAGATGTTCTTGATCCCCAACTCTCATATTGA
- a CDS encoding PIN/TRAM domain-containing protein, translating to MLDAIIIISFILAGAGTGFHGIEALPGSVLQQVSNPDALRWVCAGFGAMFGLAIGLIAQSGFRRIERQIRQLPAYTLLSRAIGLVMGLLVANLLLAPTFLLPIPPEFSFLKPLVAVVGSIMFSVSGMSLADVHGRSLLRLINPSSAETLLLSEGTIKPATTKVLDTSCIIDGRIADLLDTGFLEGQLLVPQFVLQELQQVADASNDQKRVRGRRGLDILNRVRESYPDRVIIHSADYDDIQTVDAKLVRLAQEISATLLTTDYNLNKVATVQKVPVLNVNDLTQAIRPSYLPGDSIDLKILREGKEPAQGIGYLNDGTMVVVEDGRSYVGGELQVVVTSSLQTSAGRMIFAKPKTSAVA from the coding sequence ATGCTTGACGCAATCATCATTATTTCATTCATCCTAGCAGGGGCGGGAACTGGCTTTCATGGCATTGAAGCATTGCCGGGAAGTGTACTGCAACAAGTCTCAAATCCAGATGCACTGCGCTGGGTCTGTGCGGGATTTGGGGCAATGTTTGGCTTAGCGATCGGGCTAATCGCGCAAAGCGGATTCCGCCGTATCGAGCGCCAAATCCGTCAACTTCCAGCTTATACGCTTCTGAGTCGCGCGATCGGCTTAGTCATGGGACTGCTCGTTGCCAATTTGCTCCTTGCGCCAACGTTCTTACTGCCGATTCCTCCAGAGTTTTCATTCTTAAAACCGCTGGTTGCTGTAGTTGGCAGCATTATGTTTTCGGTTTCAGGCATGTCACTTGCGGATGTGCATGGGCGATCGCTGTTACGGTTAATCAATCCGAGCAGTGCAGAAACGCTGCTTTTGTCTGAGGGAACGATTAAACCTGCGACTACGAAAGTACTCGATACGAGTTGCATCATTGACGGTCGAATTGCTGATCTGTTAGATACAGGATTCTTAGAAGGTCAATTGCTCGTGCCGCAGTTTGTCTTACAAGAACTCCAGCAAGTCGCAGATGCATCCAACGATCAAAAACGAGTGCGCGGACGGCGTGGACTCGACATTTTGAATCGGGTTCGAGAAAGTTATCCCGATCGAGTGATCATTCATTCAGCAGATTACGACGATATTCAAACCGTCGATGCAAAACTGGTGCGCCTGGCTCAAGAGATCAGCGCAACGCTCTTAACCACGGATTACAACTTGAATAAAGTGGCAACGGTTCAGAAAGTTCCGGTTTTGAATGTCAACGATTTGACCCAAGCGATTCGTCCTTCATACTTGCCGGGCGACAGCATCGACCTGAAAATCTTGCGAGAAGGCAAAGAGCCTGCTCAAGGCATTGGCTATCTAAACGACGGCACAATGGTTGTGGTTGAAGATGGGCGCAGTTATGTTGGTGGTGAGCTGCAAGTCGTGGTGACTAGTTCATTGCAGACCTCCGCAGGTCGCATGATTTTTGCCAAGCCGAAAACATCGGCTGTCGCTTGA
- a CDS encoding GNAT family N-acetyltransferase: MPTFEVFPVTSATEQDMFVNVPWVVYSGDPNWVPPLRSDVAKQFKPENTFFQYGRLKQFIAISRGTAIGRIVAAVNDRLVEREGKAIGIFGFFECVDDIEVAKALFEAAENWLRSQGMTEVRGPIDLSTHNNCLFLVDGFDSPPMVMMPYNPAYYPTYLETLGWTKAKDAYAYDFPLDKPLSPEFEKGYRIACKSGVTFRPLRTKGEEFEQDCVSLYNLFNKAFANNWSSTPRTLEEFLDEARSLQDLVDPDVFPIAEYNGEMIGFWMGLPDYNIPLKYVNGKLNWIGILKFLWYRRQINQGRVIAICSLPEFQRKLVPLGLIYLGLQGGIKKGKPYKRAELSWVYEDNDRSRKLIEASGGKIYKTYRMYEKQL; the protein is encoded by the coding sequence ATGCCAACCTTTGAAGTCTTTCCGGTGACATCTGCAACTGAGCAAGACATGTTTGTCAATGTGCCTTGGGTTGTGTACTCCGGAGATCCAAACTGGGTTCCTCCTTTACGGAGCGATGTTGCGAAGCAGTTCAAGCCTGAAAATACCTTTTTCCAATACGGCAGGCTCAAACAGTTTATTGCGATTAGTCGAGGCACCGCGATCGGGAGAATCGTCGCAGCAGTGAACGATCGCTTAGTGGAACGAGAAGGAAAAGCGATCGGGATTTTTGGCTTCTTTGAGTGCGTTGATGATATTGAGGTCGCAAAAGCACTATTTGAAGCTGCAGAGAATTGGTTGCGATCGCAAGGCATGACCGAAGTTCGAGGCCCGATTGATCTCTCGACTCACAATAACTGTTTATTTCTAGTCGATGGCTTTGACTCACCTCCAATGGTGATGATGCCTTACAATCCAGCCTACTATCCAACTTATCTGGAAACACTCGGCTGGACAAAAGCAAAAGATGCCTATGCCTATGATTTCCCACTTGATAAGCCTCTTTCTCCTGAGTTTGAAAAAGGCTACAGAATTGCATGTAAATCAGGAGTCACATTCCGACCGTTAAGAACTAAAGGCGAGGAATTTGAGCAAGATTGTGTGAGCTTATATAACCTCTTCAATAAAGCATTTGCGAATAATTGGAGTTCGACCCCTCGAACGTTAGAAGAATTCTTAGACGAAGCGCGATCGCTGCAAGATTTAGTCGATCCCGATGTCTTTCCGATCGCAGAATACAACGGTGAAATGATTGGCTTCTGGATGGGATTACCTGATTACAACATCCCGCTGAAATACGTGAACGGCAAGCTAAATTGGATCGGAATTCTCAAATTCCTCTGGTATCGTCGGCAGATTAATCAAGGTCGGGTGATTGCAATTTGTTCCTTACCCGAATTTCAGAGAAAACTTGTGCCGCTTGGATTAATCTATCTAGGACTTCAAGGAGGAATCAAAAAAGGCAAACCCTACAAACGAGCAGAACTATCCTGGGTCTATGAAGACAACGATCGCTCCAGAAAACTGATCGAAGCATCAGGCGGTAAAATCTACAAAACCTATCGCATGTACGAAAAGCAATTATGA
- the hemW gene encoding radical SAM family heme chaperone HemW translates to MEFNVPTSAYVHIPFCRRRCFYCDFPISVVGDQRNGRNSGTIAQYIEKLCEEIDRSHDFGEPLRTVFFGGGTPSLLAVSQLEQILDKLDRRFGILSDAEISMEIDPGTFDLEQIKGFKSAGVNRFSLGTQAFQSDILKACGRTHTVEDIYTSVDLIRQAGIENFSLDLISGLPHQTIESWQESLEQAIALSPTHLSTYDLTIEPQTPFGKQLKPGEKPLPSDELTADLYRFAQRTLTNAGFEHYEISNYAKPGYQCQHNRVYWENRSFYGFGMGATSYLNGDRVSRPRKLKEYYDWIGTAQSEAEVSQTDLMLDSLMVGLRLKEGIDLAQFKTQFGEAAIAEIVKCLAPYQTSNWVEITAASIRLTDPEGFLFSNVILTTLFAAFEEDESTF, encoded by the coding sequence ATGGAATTTAATGTTCCAACTTCCGCATATGTGCATATTCCCTTCTGTCGAAGACGTTGTTTTTATTGCGATTTTCCGATCTCGGTTGTAGGGGATCAACGAAATGGCAGGAATTCTGGAACTATTGCTCAATATATTGAAAAGCTCTGTGAAGAAATTGATCGCTCTCATGATTTTGGTGAACCGTTAAGAACTGTTTTTTTTGGCGGGGGTACGCCGTCACTTTTAGCAGTGTCACAGCTTGAGCAAATTTTAGATAAGCTCGATCGCCGATTTGGCATTCTTTCAGATGCCGAAATTTCAATGGAAATTGATCCAGGAACGTTTGATCTCGAACAAATTAAAGGCTTCAAATCAGCGGGTGTGAATCGATTTAGTTTAGGCACTCAGGCATTTCAATCGGACATTTTGAAAGCCTGCGGAAGAACACATACAGTCGAAGATATTTACACTTCAGTAGATCTGATCCGGCAAGCAGGAATTGAGAACTTTAGTTTGGATTTGATTTCAGGTTTGCCGCATCAAACGATCGAGAGTTGGCAAGAGTCGTTAGAGCAAGCGATCGCGCTTTCTCCCACACATTTATCCACATACGATTTAACGATCGAGCCGCAAACTCCATTTGGAAAGCAATTGAAACCGGGTGAAAAGCCGCTTCCGTCTGATGAGTTAACGGCTGATTTATACCGATTCGCACAACGCACGTTGACGAATGCGGGCTTTGAGCATTACGAAATTTCCAACTATGCGAAACCGGGATATCAATGTCAACACAATCGCGTGTATTGGGAGAATCGATCGTTTTATGGCTTTGGCATGGGAGCAACCAGCTATTTGAATGGCGATCGGGTTTCTCGCCCCCGCAAACTGAAAGAGTATTACGACTGGATTGGCACAGCACAATCTGAAGCCGAAGTAAGTCAAACTGATCTGATGTTAGATAGTTTGATGGTTGGCTTACGGCTCAAAGAAGGCATTGATTTAGCACAGTTCAAAACCCAATTTGGAGAAGCTGCGATCGCTGAAATTGTGAAATGTTTAGCACCCTATCAAACATCAAATTGGGTCGAAATCACAGCAGCAAGTATCCGACTCACTGATCCAGAAGGATTTCTATTTTCCAATGTTATTTTGACAACATTGTTCGCAGCTTTTGAAGAAGATGAGTCTACTTTTTAG
- a CDS encoding Crp/Fnr family transcriptional regulator, giving the protein MDRAMQTEVFSELFPLLAAANPETLDWLLSVATEHEYPSGRAVLMEDAWGNAVYFVVSGWVKVRRHSGTGEDVSTLAILGRGDFFGEMAILDESPRSTDVIALSNVRLMSISAQRFIQTLFKDPQLHHRMLQLMVRRLRQTNFRFQLRHQPPAIKLVNTLVSLGENYGQTSGSGVDIFNIPAKDLADVSDISTEETSKILEKLNSKGWIQINPDQQVIHLVNLKQLMQLATKKP; this is encoded by the coding sequence ATGGATCGTGCAATGCAGACCGAAGTATTCAGTGAGTTATTTCCGTTACTGGCGGCAGCAAATCCAGAAACCTTAGACTGGTTACTTTCTGTCGCAACCGAGCATGAGTACCCCTCTGGCAGAGCCGTGTTGATGGAGGATGCTTGGGGCAATGCAGTGTATTTTGTGGTATCGGGCTGGGTCAAGGTTCGCCGACATTCTGGAACAGGTGAAGATGTTTCGACGCTGGCAATTTTAGGGCGCGGGGATTTCTTCGGAGAAATGGCAATTTTAGACGAATCTCCGAGATCGACGGATGTGATTGCCCTCTCGAATGTCCGACTGATGAGCATTTCGGCGCAGCGCTTTATCCAGACCTTGTTCAAAGATCCTCAGTTGCATCATCGTATGTTGCAGTTGATGGTCAGACGGTTACGCCAAACGAATTTTCGTTTTCAGTTACGACATCAACCGCCTGCGATCAAGTTAGTCAATACCTTAGTCAGCTTAGGCGAGAATTATGGACAGACTTCGGGATCAGGAGTTGATATTTTCAACATTCCAGCGAAGGATTTGGCAGATGTGTCGGATATTTCAACCGAGGAAACGAGCAAGATTCTAGAAAAATTAAATAGCAAAGGCTGGATTCAAATTAATCCCGATCAGCAAGTGATTCATTTAGTGAATTTAAAACAGTTGATGCAGTTAGCAACCAAAAAACCTTAG
- a CDS encoding DUF4142 domain-containing protein, protein MKKYLVLAFCAIVGLCFAFGSSLFSLQATAQTPRVPATPARQVNLIDVAFVNEAAQSGLGNIMLGELALQKSKNQAVQQFAQAEIKEQQGVKANLTQIAPQIGVTLPTATSAKFQAAMARLSQLSGTQFDNAYLDEGGVNAHLEVAALFQREAAFGRNPDLINVVTNGLPIINQHFTTASRLTNYQFAQVARRYNETQNTSAR, encoded by the coding sequence ATGAAAAAGTATTTAGTTCTGGCTTTTTGCGCGATCGTAGGACTTTGTTTTGCGTTTGGTAGCTCTCTATTTTCTTTGCAGGCGACGGCTCAAACTCCTCGCGTTCCTGCAACTCCGGCGCGGCAAGTGAATTTAATTGATGTGGCGTTTGTGAACGAAGCAGCACAGTCTGGCTTAGGCAATATTATGCTGGGTGAGTTGGCACTACAGAAATCGAAGAACCAAGCTGTGCAACAATTTGCCCAAGCTGAAATCAAAGAGCAGCAAGGCGTAAAGGCGAATTTGACGCAAATTGCTCCTCAGATTGGGGTGACACTTCCAACGGCTACAAGTGCGAAGTTTCAAGCTGCAATGGCACGGTTATCTCAGCTTTCTGGGACTCAATTCGACAATGCTTATCTCGATGAAGGTGGGGTAAATGCTCACTTAGAGGTTGCAGCATTGTTTCAGCGAGAAGCTGCTTTTGGACGCAATCCTGATTTGATCAATGTGGTTACGAATGGCTTACCCATCATCAATCAGCATTTCACGACTGCTAGCCGCTTAACAAATTATCAGTTTGCACAAGTGGCGCGACGTTATAACGAAACGCAAAATACTTCGGCTCGGTAG
- the lysS gene encoding lysine--tRNA ligase has protein sequence MSDELRQTRIEKVDQLKQLGINPYAYRWESTHSAAQLQEKFAELPSGEEDPIEVAIAGRIMLRRFLGKLAFFTIQDETGTIQLYLEKKRIQENMGETAFKQLDKLSDAGDFLGVKGTIKRTDKGELSIYVKEYTILTKSLLPLPDKWHGLTDVAKRYRQRYVDLIVNPEVRDTFRKRALITAGIRRYLDEQGFIEIETPVLMSEAGGADARPFITYHNTMDMQLYLRIATELHLKRLIVGGFEKVFELGRIFRNEGISTRHNPEFTSIEVYQAYADYHDMMNLTEAIITTVTQNVIGTLKLTYQGEPVDLTPPWRRVTMHEIVQEKTGIDFAAFTDLEAAKAAAKAAGLQNIEDCPSIGKLLNEAFEQTVETTLIQPTFILDYPVEISPLAKPHRSKPGLVERFELFMVGRETANSFSELTDPLDQRERLEAQAARKAAGDLEAQGVDEDFLTALEYGMPPTGGLGIGIDRLVMLLTDAASIRDVIAFPLLKPEKVEADEVEKKSS, from the coding sequence ATGTCAGACGAACTTCGCCAAACTCGGATCGAAAAGGTTGATCAACTCAAGCAGTTGGGGATCAATCCCTATGCCTATCGCTGGGAATCAACGCACTCTGCGGCACAGTTGCAGGAAAAATTTGCTGAGTTGCCGAGCGGTGAAGAAGACCCGATCGAAGTTGCGATCGCAGGTCGGATTATGCTGCGCCGCTTCTTGGGTAAGTTGGCATTTTTTACTATTCAAGACGAAACCGGAACGATTCAGCTTTACTTAGAAAAAAAGCGGATTCAAGAAAACATGGGCGAAACTGCATTCAAGCAGCTCGATAAGCTCTCAGATGCAGGTGATTTCTTGGGCGTGAAAGGCACCATCAAGCGCACCGATAAAGGCGAATTATCGATTTACGTGAAAGAGTACACCATCCTCACGAAGTCGCTGTTGCCCTTGCCGGATAAGTGGCATGGTTTAACAGATGTCGCAAAACGCTATCGTCAGCGCTACGTCGATTTGATTGTGAATCCTGAAGTGCGCGATACCTTCCGCAAGCGGGCTTTGATCACGGCTGGAATTCGGCGTTATTTAGATGAGCAAGGCTTTATTGAGATTGAAACGCCTGTGTTGATGAGTGAAGCGGGTGGAGCGGATGCGCGTCCGTTCATCACGTATCACAACACGATGGACATGCAGTTGTATCTGCGAATTGCGACAGAGTTGCATCTCAAACGTTTGATTGTGGGCGGATTTGAGAAAGTGTTTGAACTGGGTCGAATTTTTAGAAATGAAGGGATTTCGACTCGGCATAATCCGGAGTTTACGTCGATCGAGGTTTATCAAGCCTACGCTGACTATCACGACATGATGAACCTGACTGAGGCAATCATCACAACCGTGACCCAGAATGTGATCGGGACACTCAAGCTAACGTATCAAGGTGAACCCGTTGATCTGACTCCACCTTGGCGACGAGTCACGATGCATGAAATTGTGCAGGAAAAGACTGGGATCGATTTTGCAGCATTCACCGATTTAGAAGCGGCAAAGGCTGCGGCAAAAGCGGCTGGATTGCAGAATATCGAGGATTGTCCTTCGATCGGTAAATTACTCAATGAAGCGTTTGAACAAACGGTCGAAACGACCTTGATTCAACCGACATTCATTCTGGATTATCCAGTTGAAATTTCTCCGTTGGCAAAACCGCATCGATCGAAGCCCGGACTGGTTGAACGCTTTGAATTATTTATGGTCGGTCGTGAGACTGCCAATAGTTTTTCAGAGTTAACTGATCCCTTAGATCAGCGTGAACGTTTAGAAGCTCAAGCTGCTCGAAAAGCGGCTGGAGACTTAGAAGCCCAAGGCGTTGATGAGGACTTCTTAACAGCGTTGGAATATGGGATGCCGCCAACGGGAGGTTTAGGAATTGGTATCGATCGATTAGTGATGCTGCTCACTGATGCTGCAAGTATTCGCGATGTCATTGCCTTCCCATTGCTCAAGCCGGAAAAGGTGGAGGCGGATGAGGTGGAGAAGAAATCGAGTTAG
- the cysE gene encoding serine O-acetyltransferase → MLKSLIADFKIIFDRDPAARNWLEVLFCYPGLQALMFHRFAHWLYKVGIPFVPRFMSQISRFITGIEIHPGATIGQGVFIDHGMGVVIGETAIVGDYALIYQGVTLGGTGKECGKRHPTLGENVIVGAGAKVLGNIQLGNNVRIGAGSVVLRDVPSDCTVVGVPGRIVYRAGERVEPLEHGRLPDSEAQVIRALVDRIESLEQQIQILQTRDSLAVCYAMPAAEASEPAVEEAAVQDGEACRLRDRVIDEFLDGAGI, encoded by the coding sequence GTGCTGAAAAGCCTGATTGCTGACTTCAAAATTATTTTCGATCGTGACCCTGCTGCCCGGAACTGGCTGGAAGTTTTGTTTTGCTATCCAGGGCTGCAAGCTTTGATGTTCCATCGCTTCGCTCACTGGTTGTACAAAGTCGGCATTCCGTTTGTGCCGCGCTTTATGTCGCAAATTTCCCGGTTTATTACTGGGATCGAGATTCACCCTGGAGCAACAATCGGACAGGGTGTGTTTATCGATCACGGCATGGGTGTTGTGATTGGTGAAACGGCGATCGTCGGAGATTATGCGCTGATTTATCAAGGGGTAACGCTAGGCGGAACTGGTAAAGAGTGTGGAAAGCGTCACCCGACCCTGGGCGAAAACGTGATTGTGGGAGCCGGAGCGAAAGTTCTAGGCAATATCCAACTGGGTAATAATGTGCGGATCGGGGCGGGATCGGTTGTCCTGCGCGATGTGCCTTCGGATTGTACCGTTGTGGGTGTGCCGGGACGGATTGTTTACCGGGCGGGAGAGCGAGTTGAGCCGTTAGAGCATGGACGACTGCCGGATTCAGAAGCGCAAGTAATTCGGGCACTTGTCGATCGTATTGAATCTTTAGAGCAACAAATTCAGATTCTGCAAACTCGTGATTCTTTAGCTGTTTGCTATGCGATGCCTGCGGCTGAAGCTTCTGAACCTGCTGTCGAAGAGGCTGCGGTTCAGGATGGAGAGGCTTGTCGATTGCGCGATCGCGTGATTGATGAATTTCTCGACGGCGCTGGGATTTAA
- a CDS encoding NAD-dependent epimerase/dehydratase family protein — MRALVTGANGFTGSHLVKLLLARGDSVTGLVRKSSNVSRLADCDVKFVYGDITDRAALTEAMTGVDVVFHTAAYVELGIVNAVEMERVNVEGTRAVLEVAKAVNVPKMIYCSTIGIFGDTQGNVINETFQRTQAEFSSAYDRTKYQAQQLVDQAVKDGLWVASVMPSGIFGKDDPHFLPVLSAFQKGRLKVWAGGSRVTGIVHVDDLAEAMILAVDRGKSGEYYIISAGDLTTQEMFEIFSQETGIPAPREAPKALVRIVASILDPIGRLSGWQPPIDNERVHYLYDRCVRVDATKARQELGWNPRSPEVTLKSLMKG, encoded by the coding sequence ATGAGAGCATTAGTAACTGGAGCAAATGGATTTACTGGATCTCATTTAGTCAAATTACTACTAGCCCGAGGCGATTCAGTCACTGGATTGGTTCGCAAATCTAGTAATGTCTCTCGTCTTGCTGACTGTGACGTCAAATTTGTTTATGGTGACATTACCGATCGTGCGGCTTTAACGGAAGCCATGACGGGTGTAGATGTTGTTTTTCATACAGCCGCTTATGTTGAACTTGGAATCGTGAATGCGGTTGAAATGGAGCGAGTAAATGTTGAAGGAACTCGCGCTGTTTTAGAAGTCGCAAAAGCCGTCAATGTCCCAAAAATGATCTATTGCAGCACGATCGGGATTTTTGGGGATACGCAAGGCAACGTGATTAATGAAACCTTTCAGCGTACTCAAGCAGAGTTTTCTTCTGCTTACGATCGTACTAAGTACCAGGCTCAACAACTCGTCGATCAAGCAGTAAAAGATGGCTTATGGGTTGCTAGTGTGATGCCTTCTGGCATTTTCGGTAAAGATGATCCACATTTCCTGCCTGTCTTGAGTGCGTTTCAAAAAGGTCGGCTGAAAGTATGGGCAGGAGGCAGCAGAGTCACTGGCATTGTCCATGTCGATGATCTTGCAGAAGCGATGATCCTTGCCGTCGATCGCGGAAAATCAGGCGAGTACTACATCATTTCAGCAGGTGATCTCACGACCCAAGAAATGTTCGAGATCTTTAGCCAAGAAACCGGAATCCCTGCCCCTCGCGAAGCTCCAAAAGCTTTAGTGCGCATCGTTGCGAGCATTCTTGATCCCATCGGTCGCCTCTCAGGTTGGCAACCTCCAATCGACAATGAGCGGGTGCATTATCTCTACGATCGCTGTGTTCGGGTAGATGCGACGAAAGCTCGGCAAGAATTGGGGTGGAATCCGCGATCTCCGGAAGTTACCCTTAAATCGCTGATGAAGGGGTAG
- a CDS encoding M61 family metallopeptidase codes for MNREDFDWAGSQQSQEVSDPVKPFTLHYAIAMPQPETHLFEVTLQIRNCQSATVDLKMPVWTPGSYLVREYSRHLQGFKSASPWRKLAKNHYQISTEGKDSIELRYQIFANELTVRTNHLDENHGYFNGAALFFYVPGFQNQPIQVMIEPPYPDWKVVTALPAIAKNTFVAKDFDTLVDSPFEIGKHQSYEFDVLGKPHQFVIWGEGKFDLNRLIHDTKKVVEVEAELFGGLPYDRYFFLLHLTANSFGGLEHKDCCSLIYSRLGFRAKDKYDRFIQLVAHEFFHLWNVKRIRPKALEVFDYEGENYTPSLWFSEGTTSFYDLILPYRAGVYDAKAYLNALSQEITRYLNTPGRIVQPLSESSFDAWIKLYRPDANSANSQISYYLKGEMVTLLLDLAIRIKHANQRSFDDVMRQMWEKFGKDEIGFTPEDLTSVIESIAGFDLTNFFDRYLHGTEELPFDEYLAGFGLRLSSNAAAATLPPLTGMTVKTENGREMIKFVEAGSPAQKARIDPGDELLAIDGLRVAPGQFEERLRDYKPGDTIELTLFHGDELKTRSLTLASPRATQFAIEAIEQPSPLQQSNFEGWLGVPLSAVSRSVEK; via the coding sequence ATGAACCGTGAAGATTTTGATTGGGCAGGATCACAGCAGTCTCAAGAAGTTTCCGATCCTGTAAAACCTTTCACGCTTCATTATGCGATCGCGATGCCTCAGCCAGAGACGCATCTTTTCGAGGTGACGCTACAAATCCGGAATTGCCAATCTGCTACAGTCGATCTCAAAATGCCAGTCTGGACACCGGGATCGTATCTGGTGCGCGAGTATTCTCGGCATCTCCAAGGCTTTAAGTCTGCCTCACCCTGGCGAAAATTAGCGAAAAATCACTATCAAATTTCAACTGAAGGCAAAGACTCAATCGAGCTGCGTTACCAAATTTTTGCGAACGAACTGACGGTCAGAACGAATCATCTGGATGAAAATCACGGCTATTTCAACGGAGCTGCTCTATTTTTCTACGTTCCAGGATTTCAGAATCAGCCGATTCAAGTCATGATCGAGCCTCCATATCCAGATTGGAAAGTGGTCACTGCTTTACCCGCGATCGCGAAAAATACATTCGTTGCAAAAGATTTTGATACATTAGTTGACAGCCCATTTGAGATTGGAAAACATCAATCTTATGAGTTTGATGTGTTAGGAAAACCTCATCAATTTGTGATTTGGGGAGAAGGAAAATTCGATCTCAATCGCTTAATTCACGACACGAAAAAAGTGGTCGAAGTCGAAGCAGAACTATTCGGTGGATTGCCCTACGATCGCTATTTCTTTCTGCTCCATTTAACGGCGAATTCTTTTGGCGGATTGGAGCATAAAGATTGCTGTTCGTTGATTTATTCTCGGTTGGGATTTCGAGCGAAGGACAAATACGATCGCTTTATCCAGCTCGTTGCCCATGAATTCTTCCATTTGTGGAATGTAAAACGAATTCGTCCAAAAGCTTTGGAAGTATTCGACTATGAAGGTGAGAACTACACCCCGTCTCTCTGGTTTAGCGAAGGAACGACCAGTTTTTATGATTTGATTCTGCCGTATCGAGCCGGGGTCTATGATGCAAAAGCCTATTTAAATGCTTTGAGTCAGGAAATTACACGCTATTTGAATACGCCAGGTCGGATAGTTCAGCCGTTAAGTGAATCGAGCTTTGATGCTTGGATCAAACTCTATCGACCGGATGCGAACAGCGCAAATTCTCAGATTTCTTACTATCTCAAAGGTGAGATGGTGACATTGCTGCTCGATTTGGCAATTCGGATCAAACATGCGAACCAGCGATCGTTCGACGATGTAATGCGCCAAATGTGGGAGAAGTTTGGAAAAGACGAGATCGGCTTTACTCCAGAAGACTTAACGAGCGTGATTGAATCGATCGCTGGATTTGATTTGACGAATTTCTTCGATCGCTATCTCCACGGCACAGAAGAACTGCCATTTGACGAATACTTAGCTGGATTTGGATTACGGCTCAGTTCAAATGCTGCTGCTGCAACGCTGCCTCCATTAACCGGGATGACAGTAAAAACCGAGAACGGGCGAGAAATGATCAAGTTTGTTGAAGCGGGATCACCGGCTCAGAAAGCTCGGATCGATCCGGGCGATGAACTGCTCGCAATCGACGGATTACGAGTTGCGCCGGGTCAGTTTGAGGAGCGTTTAAGAGATTACAAACCCGGAGATACCATCGAACTGACGCTGTTTCATGGCGATGAATTGAAAACGCGATCGCTGACACTGGCATCTCCGCGCGCGACACAATTTGCGATCGAAGCGATCGAGCAACCTTCTCCTCTACAACAAAGCAATTTTGAAGGCTGGCTCGGTGTGCCATTAAGTGCAGTTAGCCGTTCAGTTGAGAAGTGA